One window from the genome of Chloroherpetonaceae bacterium encodes:
- a CDS encoding RHS repeat-associated core domain-containing protein has translation MYFYVFSLHSGQENEGDGKLWNFRARLYNTDFNRFYALDPADQQFSPYAFCGNSPLMVVDKNGRVAELIVWGTPTIITALKSVFSVSMAVNALWLAKIAFYPTIQPLPLNTTIPNANGTTNSELFGRKINIIDGDDIAPEVKYKGELEITDAPTPTSFKEAFAGKKALGDALNALQGTSTLQGFSSPQDPEYLQYVKNIDIFEEVAATAISAGLDPLLLAGSSASLIGGARLFPSVTRSVEKAIVIGEGMYRVKPAARSIGAKWYQAWTKNFPRDRLMTEAELIAAKSRNARWLKSKISQGYKIYDIGPKGTNITSPFYQLEKDIIEELGYPTIKLLGY, from the coding sequence TTGTACTTTTATGTATTTTCGCTACACTCCGGCCAAGAAAACGAAGGCGACGGCAAACTGTGGAACTTTAGAGCACGGCTGTACAATACAGACTTCAACCGTTTCTATGCCTTAGACCCCGCCGACCAACAGTTCTCGCCCTACGCCTTCTGCGGAAATTCGCCGCTGATGGTTGTGGATAAGAATGGGCGGGTTGCAGAATTAATAGTTTGGGGGACACCTACAATTATCACTGCACTCAAATCTGTATTTAGTGTTTCAATGGCTGTTAATGCTCTTTGGTTAGCAAAAATAGCGTTTTACCCCACGATTCAGCCGTTGCCACTCAATACAACGATACCAAATGCAAACGGTACAACAAATAGTGAATTATTTGGAAGGAAAATAAATATAATTGATGGGGATGATATTGCACCGGAGGTTAAATACAAAGGCGAATTAGAAATCACCGATGCTCCAACTCCAACAAGCTTTAAAGAAGCCTTTGCAGGTAAGAAAGCACTTGGAGATGCATTAAATGCATTACAAGGCACTTCAACGCTTCAAGGGTTTTCTAGCCCACAAGACCCTGAATACCTTCAATATGTAAAAAATATTGATATATTCGAAGAGGTTGCTGCTACGGCTATCTCAGCTGGTTTAGATCCACTATTGCTTGCTGGTTCGAGTGCTTCGCTTATTGGGGGGGCGCGTTTGTTCCCAAGTGTAACAAGAAGTGTAGAGAAGGCAATTGTTATCGGTGAAGGTATGTATAGAGTTAAACCTGCTGCAAGATCTATTGGGGCAAAATGGTATCAAGCTTGGACAAAAAATTTTCCAAGGGACCGATTAATGACGGAAGCAGAACTTATTGCAGCAAAATCAAGAAATGCAAGATGGCTCAAGTCAAAAATTAGTCAAGGATATAAGATTTATGATATTGGTCCGAAGGGGACAAATATAACAAGCCCATTTTATCAACTTGAGAAGGATATAATTGAAGAGTTAGGCTATCCAACTATAAAACTTTTAGGATATTAA